The Candidatus Cloacimonadaceae bacterium genome has a window encoding:
- a CDS encoding pyridoxamine 5'-phosphate oxidase family protein yields the protein MLESIKEYLKDKMAADLATCDNGQPRLRPMTLMHLEDKLWIATGTTDAKSAQLASNPLCEALLHIKKEQNSGYIRISAKAVLITDLALKKTIADFSDFVYDYFPEAADEGYALYELVPHSIRLMKPGEMYETEMLK from the coding sequence AGATGGCTGCCGACCTTGCCACTTGTGATAATGGTCAACCCCGCCTACGTCCCATGACGCTGATGCACCTTGAGGACAAGCTTTGGATCGCCACGGGAACCACTGATGCCAAATCCGCCCAACTTGCGTCAAACCCGCTTTGTGAAGCTCTCTTGCACATCAAGAAAGAGCAGAATTCAGGATATATTCGCATCTCCGCCAAAGCTGTCCTGATTACCGACCTCGCTTTGAAAAAGACTATCGCCGATTTCTCCGATTTCGTCTATGATTATTTTCCGGAGGCTGCGGATGAAGGTTACGCGTTGTATGAGCTCGTTCCTCACTCAATCCGGCTGATGAAACCGGGGGAGATGTACGAGACTGAAATGCTGAAATAG